In Gammaproteobacteria bacterium, one DNA window encodes the following:
- a CDS encoding quinone oxidoreductase, whose translation MTKAIRVHNTGGPEVMILEDVEIGQPGAGEVHVRHTAIGLNFIDVYFRTGSYPVQTPFTPGFEAAGVVEAVGDGVNNLSVGDRIAYAAPPIGAYAEERLIAADRVVKLPDEIADRVGAAIMLKGMTTEYLLRRTYAISAGDTILFHAAAGGVGLMACQWASHLGATVIGTVGSEEKADLARAHGCHHTIIYTREDFVEQVNQITDGKGVNVVYDSVGKDTFLKGLDCLQPLGTMVLFGASSGTPDPIDPALLQAKGSLFLTRPSLFNYIAEQESLTQSALELFDVVSTGAVQVEVNQEHTLGDAAESHRELEGRRTTGATVLIP comes from the coding sequence ATGACAAAAGCAATACGTGTGCACAACACCGGTGGCCCTGAGGTGATGATCCTTGAGGATGTGGAGATCGGACAACCCGGTGCTGGCGAGGTCCATGTCAGGCATACAGCCATAGGACTGAACTTTATCGATGTTTATTTTCGTACCGGGTCCTATCCAGTGCAGACCCCATTTACGCCAGGCTTCGAGGCGGCAGGAGTCGTCGAGGCGGTTGGAGATGGAGTGAACAACTTGTCCGTAGGGGATCGTATTGCCTATGCAGCACCGCCTATTGGTGCTTATGCTGAAGAACGGTTGATTGCAGCAGACCGGGTGGTCAAGTTGCCTGATGAAATAGCCGACCGCGTCGGTGCCGCAATCATGCTCAAGGGAATGACGACCGAATATCTGTTAAGGCGAACTTACGCCATCAGCGCCGGAGATACCATTCTTTTTCATGCAGCTGCAGGGGGTGTTGGTCTGATGGCCTGTCAGTGGGCGAGTCATCTCGGCGCAACGGTCATCGGAACGGTAGGATCAGAAGAAAAAGCTGACCTCGCCCGGGCACATGGCTGCCATCACACTATTATCTATACCCGGGAAGATTTCGTAGAACAAGTGAATCAGATCACGGATGGCAAGGGAGTAAACGTGGTTTATGATTCAGTTGGTAAGGATACGTTTCTTAAGGGGCTTGATTGCCTGCAGCCATTGGGGACCATGGTGTTATTCGGAGCTTCGTCCGGCACACCGGACCCAATCGATCCGGCACTGCTTCAGGCAAAAGGGTCGCTGTTTCTCACGAGACCGTCGTTATTTAACTACATTGCCGAACAGGAGAGTCTCACTCAGTCTGCACTCGAACTGTTTGATGTGGTTTCTACCGGTGCTGTACAAGTTGAGGTCAATCAGGAGCACACACTCGGCGATGCGGCAGAATCCCATCGTGAGCTAGAAGGTCGGCGTACCACAGGTGCCACAGTACTGATTCCCTAA
- a CDS encoding Xaa-Pro peptidase family protein codes for MTNLHFPRSEYDRRLIVAVRALGQQGLHGVVLFRQESMYYLSGYDTSGYTMFQAMYLGADGRMALLTRSADRIQSRATSIIPDIRIWTDHEQASPADELRELLRDYGCENQTIGIEYHAYGLTGQRALVVNAALQDFCTLVDASDTVRLARLVKSNLELDYVRQAGALCDEMLEVSIEYTQPGNTVKSVYGAMMQVLMSGGGDPSASRWPMGAGESAVFCRYHTGDEIIQDNDQVIFEPAAAYRHYHACMMYNIVTGDPNPRQQAMHESCVDALESCQALLRPGNTVGELYAAHANAFERGGYANAALAACGYSVGISYPPTWMDWPMIWADNPQVLEPGMVFFMHMILLDDSTGLSMCLGETAIVTEGACERVNHMPRGVIQV; via the coding sequence ATGACAAACCTTCATTTTCCACGCAGCGAATACGACCGTCGCTTGATTGTTGCAGTACGGGCTCTGGGTCAGCAGGGTCTGCACGGCGTGGTTCTCTTTCGTCAGGAAAGCATGTACTACTTGAGTGGTTACGATACCAGTGGTTACACCATGTTTCAGGCCATGTACCTTGGCGCTGATGGCCGTATGGCACTCCTGACTCGGTCTGCTGATCGTATTCAATCCCGGGCAACATCGATTATTCCTGATATCCGTATCTGGACTGACCACGAACAAGCATCTCCCGCCGACGAGTTGCGGGAACTGCTGCGCGACTACGGCTGTGAAAATCAGACCATTGGTATTGAATATCATGCTTATGGACTAACCGGTCAGCGAGCTCTGGTCGTGAATGCAGCACTTCAAGACTTCTGTACGCTGGTTGATGCATCAGACACTGTTCGGCTTGCCAGACTGGTGAAAAGTAATTTAGAACTCGATTATGTTCGTCAAGCAGGTGCGCTGTGTGATGAGATGCTTGAGGTCAGTATTGAGTACACTCAACCCGGCAATACGGTCAAGTCTGTGTATGGCGCCATGATGCAGGTCTTAATGTCGGGGGGCGGTGACCCATCGGCGAGCCGTTGGCCGATGGGTGCTGGGGAGTCAGCGGTGTTTTGTCGATATCACACGGGTGACGAAATCATTCAAGATAACGACCAGGTCATATTTGAGCCTGCAGCTGCTTACCGCCATTACCATGCCTGCATGATGTATAACATTGTTACGGGTGACCCCAATCCCAGGCAGCAGGCAATGCATGAATCATGTGTTGACGCCTTAGAGAGTTGTCAGGCCCTATTGCGTCCGGGAAACACAGTCGGCGAGTTGTATGCTGCCCACGCGAATGCGTTTGAACGTGGTGGCTACGCCAATGCGGCACTCGCTGCCTGTGGATACAGTGTGGGTATCAGTTATCCTCCGACCTGGATGGATTGGCCAATGATCTGGGCTGACAATCCTCAGGTGCTTGAACCCGGAATGGTCTTTTTTATGCATATGATACTGCTCGACGACAGCACTGGACTGAGTATGTGTCTGGGGGAGACTGCAATCGTTACAGAAGGGGCCTGTGAACGGGTTAATCACATGCCACGGGGTGTGATCCAGGTCTGA
- a CDS encoding MFS transporter: MSNPSQQNLRGLASTRNLQGILAVGHLANDWAPAAIWLLAPAIGLAFDLQPSQIGLLITLHSVGAALAYLPAGILSDRVQRPGRLLLFTFWWVGLGYFLASFAPDFWILATMLAIAGMGDATWHPIATGVLARRFPARRGLALGIHALGGTLAEVFSPLVVGILLSVMDWRSALQLSILPPLIMGVVFYRFRNTIPVSRTSSISRVDLVSLLYSWTTRKGLALITAITTYNMALIALMTISPLFVQRELGYSTSETGLFFALAMLVGATGQPLVGRWSDRIGRQRVFVCGLTIAGTCALLAAVFPYQGWTAGVLIAAMAILVVIRSGLLAMAVDYSGKREATTLGFVFALMDGVGALGALTAGFVGDFELRYGFALAAGFSLISIGITAVTLNRTSGR, from the coding sequence ATGTCCAATCCGTCTCAACAGAACCTTCGTGGTCTGGCGTCCACTCGAAACCTCCAAGGAATACTGGCAGTAGGACACCTCGCCAATGACTGGGCACCGGCTGCAATTTGGCTGCTGGCACCGGCAATCGGGCTTGCATTCGACCTGCAACCCTCCCAAATCGGCCTTCTGATCACGCTCCACTCGGTTGGCGCTGCACTGGCCTATCTGCCAGCCGGGATCCTCTCCGACCGGGTGCAACGACCGGGTCGGCTATTGCTGTTCACGTTCTGGTGGGTCGGACTAGGCTACTTTCTAGCGTCCTTTGCCCCGGATTTCTGGATCCTCGCGACAATGCTTGCCATAGCCGGTATGGGTGATGCCACATGGCACCCCATCGCAACGGGTGTTCTGGCGCGTCGTTTCCCCGCTCGCAGAGGTCTGGCACTGGGAATTCATGCGCTGGGTGGCACCCTGGCGGAAGTCTTTTCGCCTCTGGTGGTGGGCATTCTGCTGTCGGTGATGGACTGGCGATCGGCGCTCCAACTTTCAATCTTGCCACCACTAATCATGGGGGTTGTGTTTTATAGATTTCGTAACACCATCCCAGTTTCGAGAACCAGCAGCATCAGTAGGGTTGATCTGGTGAGTCTTCTTTATAGCTGGACCACCCGGAAAGGACTCGCTCTGATTACCGCCATAACCACCTACAACATGGCGCTCATTGCATTGATGACGATTTCACCATTGTTTGTTCAGCGCGAGCTCGGGTACTCAACCAGCGAGACAGGTCTGTTTTTTGCACTGGCGATGCTGGTCGGTGCAACAGGACAGCCCCTGGTCGGCCGCTGGTCCGACCGGATCGGGCGGCAGCGGGTATTTGTCTGCGGCTTAACGATTGCAGGCACGTGTGCCTTGCTGGCTGCAGTGTTTCCGTATCAAGGGTGGACGGCTGGCGTACTCATTGCAGCCATGGCAATACTCGTGGTTATCCGGTCCGGACTCCTCGCTATGGCTGTCGACTACTCTGGAAAGCGTGAAGCCACCACGTTGGGATTCGTTTTTGCTCTGATGGATGGTGTAGGTGCGCTCGGTGCGCTCACGGCAGGCTTTGTTGGCGATTTTGAACTCCGTTATGGCTTCGCTCTGGCAGCGGGTTTTTCTCTTATCAGCATTGGAATCACCGCTGTAACATTAAATCGGACAAGCGGGCGCTGA
- a CDS encoding error-prone DNA polymerase, producing the protein MLEYAELHCLSNFTFLRGASHPEELVKRAQELGYRALALTDECSLAGVVRAHVAAQEHHLSLIIGSEFSLANGPKLVLLAANRHGYRSLTRLVTQARSITPKGQYRLVTDDMTREALADCLVLMLSSPESTPGHTSAEYYRTLEQNTGWLGELLPNRIWIGVEQLINGQDSRQLEQLRKISKKTGVPLVASGDVHMHTRTRQRLQDTLNAIRLGITVPQAGHQLYANAERHLRSLQLLERMYPADILSETVVIAEQCGFSLDEIRYQYPDEFCPDHLNPTAYLRHLVEKGMRQRWPDAISEKIRKQIQHELSLIEELNYEAYFLTVYDIVRFARSRNIFCQGRGSAANSVVCFCLGITEVDPARMEILFERFISRERNEPPDIDIDFEHERREEVMQYVYRKYGREHAALTAAVVTYRPRSAIRDVGKALGLSLDQVDRLARNISWWDDGEITPQRVHQAGFNSRNTLISTVLDLASEIIGFPRHLSQHTGGFLISREPLYNLVPVENAAMAKRTVIQWDKNDLDALGLLKVDCLALGMLTAIHRAFDLIQKHQNIALTMSSIPAEDPAVYDMISRADTVGVFQIESRAQMAMLPRLRPACFYDLVIEVAIVRPGPIQGDMVHPYLKRRRGEEPTTYPSEAVRQVLERTLGVPIFQEQVIKLAMVAAGFTPGEADGLRRSMAAWRRQGGLENYEQKLINGMQKRGYDETFARNIYQQILGFGEYGFPESHAASFALLVYISAWLKHHHPAAFTCALLNSQPMGFYAPAQLVQDARRHNVVIQPVDVFSSNWDCTLERKNDQFAIRLGLRMVKGFTRSGAQRLVRLRNQISFQNLHDLSQRGGLSKSDLQALAAANALSSLVNSHRRRAFWAVSGLKDPNPIFQNMQVSEGSPLLRTPSTAEEIQADYSSTGLSLGPHPLVLLRSELDQLGISTSAEIYQKTNGQKAQVAGLVITRQRPASANSVTFVTLEDETGNINLVVWKRLAEKQRRELLGAHLLGAVGEVQRDGDVLHLIAYRLLDHSSLLANLANRSRNFR; encoded by the coding sequence ATGCTGGAATATGCCGAACTCCACTGCCTGTCTAACTTCACATTCCTTCGGGGGGCATCTCACCCTGAGGAACTGGTTAAAAGAGCTCAAGAACTCGGTTACCGCGCCCTCGCACTGACTGATGAATGCAGTCTGGCTGGTGTGGTCAGAGCCCATGTTGCTGCTCAGGAACACCACCTGTCCCTGATTATTGGTAGCGAATTTTCCCTCGCTAACGGGCCTAAGCTGGTTCTGCTCGCCGCCAACCGGCACGGCTATCGCTCACTGACCCGCCTGGTGACTCAGGCACGATCCATTACCCCCAAAGGACAGTACCGACTTGTGACAGATGACATGACCCGCGAAGCGCTTGCCGACTGTCTCGTCCTGATGCTGAGCAGTCCGGAATCAACACCCGGCCACACATCTGCTGAATATTACAGAACTCTTGAACAAAATACTGGCTGGTTGGGTGAGCTCCTGCCAAACCGCATATGGATCGGTGTAGAACAACTTATCAATGGCCAGGATTCCCGGCAACTTGAGCAGCTTCGAAAAATCTCAAAGAAAACCGGGGTACCGTTGGTTGCAAGCGGTGATGTCCATATGCATACCAGAACACGACAACGACTTCAGGACACGCTTAACGCTATCCGCCTGGGTATTACTGTGCCCCAAGCCGGACACCAACTTTACGCCAATGCTGAGCGTCACCTTCGCAGCCTGCAACTACTGGAACGAATGTACCCGGCAGATATTCTGTCAGAAACTGTCGTTATTGCGGAACAGTGTGGTTTTTCTCTCGACGAGATACGCTATCAGTACCCGGATGAATTCTGTCCGGATCATCTCAACCCGACTGCATACCTTCGCCATCTGGTGGAAAAAGGCATGCGCCAGCGCTGGCCAGATGCTATTTCAGAAAAGATCAGGAAACAGATTCAGCACGAACTCTCATTGATTGAAGAGCTCAACTATGAAGCCTACTTCCTTACGGTATATGACATCGTACGCTTTGCTCGATCGCGCAATATCTTCTGCCAGGGGCGTGGGTCTGCTGCCAACTCTGTAGTCTGTTTCTGCCTGGGCATCACTGAAGTCGACCCCGCCCGAATGGAGATTCTATTTGAGCGATTCATATCGCGGGAACGCAATGAACCCCCCGATATCGATATCGACTTTGAGCACGAACGGCGTGAAGAAGTCATGCAGTATGTATACCGGAAATATGGCCGTGAACATGCTGCGTTGACTGCAGCTGTGGTGACCTACCGACCTCGCAGTGCCATTCGTGATGTAGGTAAAGCGCTTGGACTCAGTCTGGACCAGGTTGATCGGCTAGCACGAAATATCAGCTGGTGGGACGATGGGGAAATAACCCCTCAACGAGTGCATCAAGCTGGTTTCAACTCCAGAAATACTTTGATTTCCACCGTACTCGATCTGGCCAGCGAGATCATTGGATTTCCTCGCCATCTGTCACAACACACCGGGGGGTTTCTCATCTCCCGGGAACCTCTTTACAACCTTGTACCGGTTGAGAACGCTGCTATGGCGAAGCGCACTGTAATTCAATGGGATAAAAATGACCTTGACGCGCTTGGGCTGCTGAAAGTTGATTGTCTTGCTCTGGGTATGCTGACTGCTATTCACCGCGCCTTCGATCTGATTCAAAAACACCAGAACATTGCGTTAACCATGTCATCGATTCCAGCAGAAGACCCTGCGGTCTACGACATGATCAGCCGTGCCGATACCGTCGGTGTATTCCAGATCGAATCTCGAGCACAGATGGCTATGTTGCCCAGACTTAGACCGGCCTGCTTTTATGATCTCGTTATCGAGGTTGCGATCGTCCGGCCAGGACCTATACAAGGCGACATGGTGCATCCCTATCTCAAGCGACGACGGGGTGAAGAGCCGACCACCTATCCGAGTGAAGCGGTGCGTCAGGTACTTGAACGAACCCTGGGTGTGCCGATCTTCCAAGAGCAGGTTATAAAACTGGCGATGGTTGCTGCCGGCTTTACGCCCGGTGAAGCCGACGGACTGCGGCGATCCATGGCAGCCTGGCGCCGACAGGGCGGGCTTGAAAATTACGAACAGAAACTGATCAATGGCATGCAGAAACGTGGGTATGATGAGACTTTCGCTCGCAACATCTACCAACAGATTCTGGGCTTTGGCGAGTATGGTTTCCCCGAATCCCATGCTGCCAGTTTTGCACTACTGGTCTATATCTCTGCATGGCTGAAACATCATCATCCAGCGGCATTTACCTGCGCACTACTGAACAGCCAGCCGATGGGATTTTATGCTCCTGCGCAACTGGTACAGGATGCCCGTCGTCACAACGTTGTTATACAACCTGTAGATGTATTTTCCAGCAACTGGGACTGTACTCTAGAGAGAAAAAACGATCAGTTCGCTATAAGGCTGGGGCTTCGAATGGTAAAAGGATTCACCCGGTCAGGCGCACAACGACTGGTTCGACTCCGGAACCAGATATCTTTCCAGAACCTGCATGATCTTTCTCAACGAGGGGGGCTCAGTAAATCCGATCTCCAGGCACTGGCTGCAGCAAATGCTCTATCCAGCCTGGTAAATAGTCACCGCCGACGGGCATTCTGGGCAGTTTCAGGTCTGAAAGACCCTAACCCGATCTTTCAGAACATGCAGGTATCTGAAGGGTCCCCCCTGCTGCGCACACCGAGCACCGCTGAAGAGATTCAAGCGGACTATAGCAGTACCGGCCTCAGTCTGGGGCCACACCCACTGGTCCTGCTGCGTTCCGAACTGGACCAGCTGGGTATCTCCACAAGCGCTGAGATCTACCAGAAAACCAACGGCCAAAAAGCTCAGGTCGCTGGCCTGGTAATCACCCGACAACGCCCCGCCAGCGCCAACAGTGTGACATTCGTCACCCTTGAGGATGAGACTGGCAATATTAACTTGGTTGTGTGGAAACGCCTGGCTGAAAAACAGCGGCGGGAACTGCTTGGCGCACACCTACTCGGCGCGGTGGGAGAAGTTCAACGTGATGGTGATGTTTTACACCTGATTGCCTATCGACTACTTGATCACAGCAGTCTGCTGGCAAACCTTGCCAACCGGTCACGTAACTTCAGGTAG
- the folD gene encoding bifunctional methylenetetrahydrofolate dehydrogenase/methenyltetrahydrofolate cyclohydrolase FolD, translated as MAGIIDGKVFAAELRARVANVVSGLKSSHGLVPGLAVVLVGEDPASEVYVRNKGKQTVEVGMASFEHRLPDKTTEDDLLALIEQLNGDPAVHGILVQLPLPAQIDAHAVINAVDPDKDVDGFHLVNVGRLATGEPGLVPCTPLGCMMLLRAHAGDLSGQNAVIVGRSNIVGKPMAALLLAAHCTVTVAHSRTKDLIDVCRQADILIAAVGRAEMIQGDWIKPGATIIDVGINRIDGENGKTRLVGDVEFVSASAVAGAITPVPGGVGPMTIACLLRNTAQAACAVNGADFTVE; from the coding sequence TTGGCCGGAATCATTGATGGCAAGGTGTTCGCAGCAGAATTAAGAGCACGCGTTGCGAATGTTGTGAGCGGTCTTAAATCAAGCCATGGGTTGGTACCCGGGCTCGCCGTGGTGTTGGTCGGTGAAGATCCTGCCAGTGAGGTTTATGTCCGAAACAAGGGTAAACAGACGGTCGAAGTCGGCATGGCATCGTTCGAACACCGCCTGCCTGATAAGACGACCGAGGACGATCTCCTGGCGCTGATCGAGCAGCTTAACGGTGATCCAGCGGTCCATGGGATTCTGGTTCAGTTGCCGCTGCCTGCTCAGATCGATGCCCATGCCGTGATTAATGCGGTCGATCCAGACAAGGATGTTGACGGATTTCACCTGGTCAATGTCGGACGATTGGCGACTGGTGAGCCTGGACTGGTCCCCTGTACGCCGTTGGGCTGTATGATGCTGCTGCGTGCGCATGCCGGTGATTTGTCGGGTCAGAATGCGGTGATTGTCGGTAGATCCAATATTGTCGGTAAGCCGATGGCTGCTCTGCTCCTTGCGGCACACTGTACTGTGACGGTCGCGCACTCACGTACGAAAGATCTGATCGATGTTTGTCGGCAGGCGGATATACTCATTGCAGCAGTGGGTAGAGCCGAGATGATACAAGGGGACTGGATAAAACCGGGTGCAACGATAATTGATGTGGGAATCAATCGTATCGATGGTGAGAACGGCAAAACCCGGCTGGTGGGAGATGTGGAGTTCGTGTCAGCGAGCGCTGTGGCAGGCGCGATTACACCGGTACCCGGTGGGGTGGGACCAATGACGATTGCGTGTTTGTTGCGCAATACGGCTCAGGCAGCCTGTGCGGTAAATGGAGCCGACTTCACTGTGGAATAG
- the fdhF gene encoding formate dehydrogenase subunit alpha, whose translation MNRPGNQQVVPISFLLDGRSVTAQPQETILQVAQKSGVDIPHLCYSEGLRADGNCRACMVEIEGERVLAPACCRQPTEGMNVQSTSDKALRSQSLVLELLKGEVGPARHSPVSELEYWCESRGLSESRFGGRTQPPADQSHPAIAVNLESCIQCTRCLRACREVQVNDVIGLAYRGARAEIVFDLGDGLGESSCVGCGECVQACPTGALMPSGNVAQESDDTTVDSVCPYCGVGCLLTYHIKDKQIKYVTGRDGPANHGRLCVKGRYGFDYVSHPDRITQPLIRRDGVAKGLTDQFDPTDPLKSFRPVSWDEALDFAAQGFKTILSENGPNALAGLGSAKGSNEEAYLFQKLVRTGFSSNHVDHCTRLCHASSVAALLEGIGSGAVSNQVADVEQAEVIIVIGANPTENHPVAATFMKNAAQKGATLIVMDPRRNQLARHATHYLQFRPDTDVALLNAMIHTIIDEDLVDKQFIADRTTDFDLVRENVKDFSPEHMAEICGIDAEEIRCVARAYGQSRRAMIFWGMGISQHVHGTDNARCLIALSMMTGNIGRPGTGLHPLRGQNNVQGASDAGLIPMMFPDYRRVDDPEASAWFSNYWGVELDTAPGLTVVEITDAALSGQIKGMYIMGENPAMSDPDLNHSRAALAKLEHLVLQDLFLTETAAFADVVLPASAFPEKTGTFSNTDRRVQMGRQALDPPGDARQDLWIIQQIAKRLGLEWHYADVREVFNEMRDAMPSISGLTWERLEIEHSVTYPCEGESDPGQSVVFEESFPTASGRGRFVPAGLRWADERPDQDYPFVLITGRQLEHWHTGAMTRRATVLDAIEPEAVFYIHPDDLNALAMKDGDLVKISSRRGEIIAPCRSDDGLQPKSIFIPFCYQEAAANLLTNAALDPVGKIAEVKYCAVNLAATK comes from the coding sequence ATGAATAGACCGGGGAATCAACAAGTGGTGCCGATTAGCTTTTTACTTGACGGCCGTTCGGTCACTGCCCAGCCACAAGAAACCATCCTCCAGGTCGCACAAAAGAGTGGTGTTGACATTCCCCACCTGTGCTACTCGGAAGGACTGCGTGCTGACGGCAATTGCCGGGCCTGTATGGTTGAAATTGAAGGTGAACGCGTGTTGGCGCCAGCATGTTGTCGGCAACCGACTGAGGGAATGAATGTTCAGTCGACAAGCGACAAAGCATTACGCTCGCAGTCGCTGGTCCTGGAACTGCTGAAGGGCGAAGTGGGCCCCGCCCGCCACAGCCCGGTCTCGGAGTTGGAGTATTGGTGTGAGAGTCGTGGGCTGTCTGAGAGTCGATTTGGTGGCCGAACCCAGCCACCCGCCGACCAGTCACATCCCGCAATAGCTGTCAACCTTGAAAGTTGTATCCAATGCACGCGTTGTCTGCGCGCCTGTCGTGAAGTGCAGGTCAACGACGTAATTGGGCTGGCATACCGGGGTGCCCGCGCTGAGATTGTTTTTGACCTCGGTGACGGTTTGGGCGAGAGTTCTTGCGTGGGCTGTGGTGAGTGCGTGCAGGCTTGCCCGACAGGCGCTCTGATGCCATCGGGGAACGTCGCGCAGGAGAGTGATGACACCACCGTGGACTCAGTGTGCCCTTATTGTGGTGTGGGGTGTCTGCTGACTTATCACATTAAAGACAAACAGATTAAGTATGTTACGGGTCGTGACGGACCGGCCAATCATGGAAGGCTGTGTGTTAAGGGGCGTTATGGATTTGACTATGTCAGCCACCCGGACCGAATTACTCAGCCGCTGATACGACGAGATGGTGTTGCAAAGGGTCTGACTGATCAGTTTGATCCAACTGATCCTCTGAAAAGTTTCAGGCCGGTTAGCTGGGATGAAGCGCTTGATTTTGCAGCTCAGGGGTTCAAGACCATATTGTCAGAGAATGGTCCAAATGCCCTCGCTGGATTGGGCTCGGCCAAAGGTAGCAACGAAGAAGCTTATCTGTTTCAGAAACTGGTTCGCACTGGTTTTAGCAGTAATCATGTCGATCATTGCACGCGGTTGTGTCACGCATCGTCCGTTGCTGCCTTGTTGGAAGGAATAGGGTCTGGTGCTGTATCCAATCAGGTGGCCGATGTTGAGCAGGCAGAGGTCATAATTGTCATCGGTGCCAATCCGACTGAGAACCATCCGGTTGCGGCGACATTCATGAAGAATGCCGCACAAAAAGGTGCCACCTTGATTGTTATGGACCCGCGTAGAAACCAGCTGGCACGCCATGCCACTCACTACCTGCAGTTTCGTCCGGACACCGATGTGGCGTTATTGAACGCGATGATCCATACCATTATCGACGAAGACCTGGTTGATAAGCAGTTCATCGCTGACCGCACCACGGATTTTGATCTGGTACGTGAAAATGTTAAGGACTTCAGCCCTGAGCATATGGCCGAGATCTGTGGCATAGATGCCGAGGAGATTCGCTGCGTTGCTCGCGCCTATGGTCAGTCGAGACGCGCCATGATCTTCTGGGGAATGGGTATATCACAACATGTTCACGGCACAGACAACGCCCGTTGCCTGATCGCGTTGTCTATGATGACCGGCAATATCGGACGCCCGGGTACAGGATTACATCCTCTGCGCGGCCAGAACAATGTGCAGGGTGCATCTGATGCCGGTCTGATTCCCATGATGTTCCCGGACTATCGTCGTGTGGACGATCCCGAAGCATCCGCTTGGTTTTCGAATTACTGGGGTGTCGAACTCGATACTGCCCCAGGCCTGACTGTCGTCGAGATCACTGATGCCGCGCTCTCCGGACAGATCAAGGGGATGTACATCATGGGCGAGAATCCAGCCATGTCTGACCCGGACCTGAACCATTCCCGTGCCGCGCTGGCCAAGCTCGAACATCTGGTATTGCAGGATCTGTTTCTGACCGAAACAGCAGCATTCGCGGATGTGGTTCTGCCGGCCTCGGCGTTCCCGGAAAAAACCGGTACATTTTCAAACACAGACCGGCGTGTTCAAATGGGCCGACAGGCGCTCGATCCACCTGGCGATGCGCGTCAGGATCTCTGGATCATTCAGCAGATCGCGAAACGGCTGGGGCTGGAATGGCACTATGCTGATGTTCGTGAAGTTTTCAATGAAATGCGCGATGCAATGCCCAGTATTTCCGGCCTGACCTGGGAACGACTGGAAATCGAGCACAGCGTGACCTATCCATGTGAGGGGGAGTCTGATCCGGGACAGAGTGTGGTTTTTGAAGAAAGTTTCCCGACAGCCAGTGGCCGTGGGCGATTTGTGCCGGCTGGCCTCAGGTGGGCCGATGAAAGGCCAGACCAGGATTACCCTTTTGTATTGATCACAGGCCGACAGTTGGAACACTGGCACACAGGTGCGATGACTCGACGAGCGACTGTTCTCGATGCCATCGAGCCCGAAGCAGTGTTCTATATCCATCCGGATGATTTAAACGCGCTCGCGATGAAAGACGGAGACCTCGTGAAGATTTCGTCCCGGCGGGGTGAGATCATCGCACCCTGTCGATCAGACGACGGTCTGCAGCCTAAATCCATATTTATTCCGTTCTGCTACCAGGAGGCTGCAGCCAATCTCCTGACCAATGCGGCCCTAGACCCAGTCGGGAAAATAGCAGAAGTAAAATACTGCGCGGTTAATCTGGCCGCTACAAAGTAA